In Burkholderia sp. GAS332, one DNA window encodes the following:
- a CDS encoding IMP cyclohydrolase /phosphoribosylaminoimidazolecarboxamide formyltransferase — MIKQALISVSDKSGIVDFAKSLSDLGVKILSTGGTAKLLADAGLSVTEVADYTGFPEMLDGRVKTLHPKVHGGILARRDLPEHMAALEKHDIPTIDLLVVNLYPFVQTVSKEECSLEDAIENIDIGGPTMLRSAAKNHRDVTVVVDPADYAVVLDEMRANSNAVSYKTNFRLATKVFAHTAQYDGAITNYLTSLTDELQHSSRNAYPATFNLAFDKVQDLRYGENPHQSAAFYRDLVVQPGALANYSQLQGKELSYNNIADSDAAWECVKTFDVPACVIVKHANPCGVAVGADANEAYAKAFQTDPTSAFGGIIAFNREVDETAAQAVAKQFVEVLIAPSFSAAARQVFAAKQNVRLLEIALGEGHNAFDLKRVGGGLLVQSLDSKNVQPRELRVVTKRHPTPKEMDDLLFAWRVAKYVKSNAIVFCGNGMTLGVGAGQMSRVDSARIASIKAQNAGLTLTGSAVASDAFFPFRDGLDVVVAAGATCVIQPGGSMRDDEVVSAADEHNIAMVLTGVRHFRH, encoded by the coding sequence ATGATCAAGCAAGCGCTCATCTCTGTTTCCGACAAGTCCGGCATCGTCGACTTCGCCAAGTCGCTGTCGGACCTCGGCGTCAAGATCCTGTCGACCGGCGGCACCGCGAAACTGCTCGCGGACGCGGGCCTCTCCGTCACCGAAGTCGCCGACTACACGGGCTTCCCGGAAATGCTGGACGGGCGCGTGAAAACGCTGCATCCGAAGGTGCACGGCGGCATTCTCGCGCGCCGCGACCTGCCGGAACACATGGCAGCGCTTGAAAAGCACGACATCCCGACGATCGACCTGCTGGTCGTGAATCTGTACCCGTTCGTGCAGACCGTGTCGAAGGAAGAGTGTTCGCTGGAAGACGCGATCGAGAATATCGACATCGGCGGCCCGACCATGCTGCGCTCGGCCGCGAAGAATCATCGCGACGTGACGGTGGTGGTTGATCCGGCGGACTACGCGGTCGTGCTCGACGAAATGCGTGCGAATAGCAACGCGGTTTCGTACAAGACGAACTTCCGTCTGGCCACCAAGGTGTTCGCGCACACCGCCCAGTACGACGGCGCGATCACGAACTACCTGACGAGCCTGACCGACGAGCTGCAACATTCGTCGCGCAATGCTTACCCGGCTACGTTCAACCTGGCGTTCGACAAGGTGCAGGACCTGCGCTACGGCGAAAACCCGCATCAGAGCGCTGCGTTTTACCGCGACCTGGTGGTGCAACCGGGCGCGCTGGCAAACTACAGCCAGTTGCAGGGCAAGGAACTGTCGTACAACAACATCGCCGATTCCGATGCAGCGTGGGAATGCGTGAAGACGTTCGACGTGCCGGCTTGCGTGATCGTCAAGCACGCGAATCCGTGCGGCGTAGCAGTGGGCGCGGACGCGAACGAAGCGTATGCGAAGGCGTTCCAGACCGATCCGACCTCGGCGTTCGGCGGCATCATCGCGTTCAATCGTGAAGTCGACGAAACGGCTGCGCAAGCGGTGGCCAAGCAGTTTGTCGAAGTGCTGATCGCGCCGTCGTTCAGCGCGGCGGCTCGCCAAGTGTTCGCGGCCAAGCAGAACGTGCGTCTCTTGGAAATCGCTTTGGGTGAAGGCCATAACGCGTTCGATCTGAAGCGCGTCGGCGGCGGCCTGCTGGTGCAATCGCTCGATTCGAAGAACGTGCAGCCGCGCGAATTGCGCGTGGTCACGAAGCGTCACCCGACGCCGAAGGAAATGGACGACCTGCTGTTCGCATGGCGCGTCGCGAAGTACGTCAAGTCGAACGCGATCGTGTTCTGCGGCAACGGCATGACGCTCGGCGTCGGCGCGGGCCAGATGAGCCGCGTGGACTCGGCGCGCATCGCCAGCATCAAGGCGCAGAATGCCGGTTTGACGCTGACCGGTTCGGCCGTGGCGTCGGATGCGTTCTTCCCGTTCCGCGATGGTCTGGACGTGGTGGTCGCGGCAGGCGCGACCTGCGTGATTCAACCGGGCGGCTCGATGCGCGATGACGAAGTGGTCAGCGCAGCGGACGAGCACAACATCGCGATGGTGTTGACCGGGGTGCGTCACTTCCGGCATTGA
- a CDS encoding DNA-binding protein Fis encodes MSKNNIEQSVRDSLGMYFQDLDGSNPHDVYDMVISCVEKPLLEVVLEQAGGNQSLAAEYLGINRNTLRKKLQQHGLL; translated from the coding sequence ATGAGCAAGAACAATATCGAACAATCTGTCCGCGATAGCCTGGGGATGTATTTCCAGGATCTCGACGGCTCCAATCCGCACGACGTCTACGACATGGTGATTTCGTGCGTGGAAAAACCCTTGCTCGAAGTGGTGCTCGAGCAGGCCGGCGGCAATCAGTCGCTGGCCGCCGAGTATCTCGGCATCAACCGCAATACGCTGCGCAAGAAACTGCAACAGCACGGTTTGTTGTAG
- a CDS encoding tRNA-U20-dihydrouridine synthase, translated as MPTLGSHNLRNNLFVAPMAGVTDRPFRQLCKRLGAGYAVSEMVASNAQLWKSEKTMRRADHTGEVEPIAVQIAGADPAMMAEAARYNVANGAQIIDINMGCPAKKVCNVAAGSALLQNEPLVQRIVEAVVGAVGIGPDAVPVTLKIRTGWDRDNKNALTVARLAEAAGISMLTVHGRTRADLYHGDAEYETIAAVKAAVRIPVVANGDITSPQKAREVLAATGADAIMIGRAAQGRPWLFREIEYFLQTGELLPPPRIDEIQQVMNEHLEDHYAFYGEFTGVRTARKHIGWYTRGLSGANVFRHRMNTLDTTREQLLAVNEFFDAQKAISDRLVYVDETLTKNDGEPDHTDRLAA; from the coding sequence ATGCCTACTCTCGGCTCCCACAATCTGCGTAATAACCTGTTCGTCGCCCCCATGGCCGGCGTGACCGACCGCCCGTTCCGGCAGTTGTGCAAACGGCTGGGCGCCGGCTACGCGGTGTCGGAAATGGTCGCCTCGAACGCGCAGTTGTGGAAAAGCGAAAAGACCATGCGCCGTGCCGACCACACGGGCGAGGTCGAGCCGATTGCCGTGCAGATCGCCGGCGCCGATCCGGCCATGATGGCCGAAGCCGCGCGCTACAACGTGGCGAACGGCGCGCAGATCATCGACATCAACATGGGCTGCCCAGCCAAGAAGGTGTGCAACGTGGCCGCGGGTTCCGCTTTGCTGCAGAACGAGCCGCTGGTGCAGCGCATCGTCGAGGCGGTGGTCGGCGCGGTGGGCATCGGCCCTGACGCGGTGCCCGTCACGCTGAAGATCCGCACCGGCTGGGATCGCGACAACAAAAACGCTTTGACGGTCGCGCGTCTAGCCGAGGCCGCCGGCATTTCGATGCTGACCGTCCACGGTCGCACGCGCGCCGACCTGTATCACGGCGACGCCGAATACGAGACCATTGCCGCCGTCAAAGCGGCGGTGCGCATTCCGGTGGTCGCCAACGGCGACATTACATCGCCGCAAAAAGCCCGTGAGGTGCTCGCCGCCACCGGCGCCGACGCCATCATGATCGGCCGCGCCGCGCAGGGGCGCCCGTGGCTGTTCCGCGAGATCGAGTATTTCCTGCAAACGGGTGAGTTGCTGCCGCCGCCGCGCATCGACGAAATCCAGCAGGTGATGAACGAGCATCTCGAAGATCACTACGCGTTCTACGGCGAATTTACGGGTGTGCGTACAGCACGTAAGCATATCGGCTGGTACACTCGCGGCCTTTCTGGCGCCAACGTGTTCCGGCATCGCATGAATACGCTGGACACCACGCGCGAACAACTCCTCGCCGTCAACGAATTCTTCGACGCCCAAAAGGCGATCTCCGACCGCCTCGTCTACGTCGACGAGACGCTCACCAAGAACGACGGCGAGCCGGACCATACCGACCGACTAGCAGCATGA
- a CDS encoding 2-octaprenyl-6-methoxyphenol hydroxylase, with amino-acid sequence MNDVSQSTVILKPAASDHSFDFDVTIVGAGPVGLALAGWLARRSATRALKIALIDAREPEDSIADPRAIAVSHGSRMILEPLRWPADATAIQRIHVSQRGHFGRTLIDHSEHGLPALGYVLRYGSIVHGLAEAVHATSVHWFRSTSAAAPTQDLDGVTLPIETAGVTRNLRTRILVNAEGGLFGDQKTAGSASSNASGGTRDYGQTALVGTVTVSAPQPHVAWERFTSQGPIALLPMGGVRGANYALVWCCAPDEAARRTQLPDDEFLSELGAAFGNRMGRFTQIKGRASFPLGLNAVDTLVNGHVVAIGNAAQTLHPVAGQGLNLGLRDAHALADALSTEGPTPLALATFAQRRALDRRLTIGATDTLARLFTVDFPPLATLRGLALTALEFVPPVKTALARQMMFGQRR; translated from the coding sequence ATGAACGACGTTTCCCAGTCGACGGTGATTCTGAAACCCGCCGCGTCCGATCATTCCTTCGATTTCGACGTGACGATCGTCGGCGCCGGGCCGGTCGGGCTAGCGCTTGCCGGCTGGCTGGCGCGCCGCAGCGCGACGCGGGCGCTGAAGATCGCGCTGATCGACGCGCGCGAGCCGGAAGATTCGATTGCCGATCCGCGTGCGATCGCCGTGTCGCACGGCAGCCGGATGATTCTCGAACCGCTGCGCTGGCCCGCTGACGCCACCGCAATCCAGCGCATCCACGTGTCGCAGCGCGGCCACTTCGGCCGCACCCTCATCGACCACAGTGAACACGGCCTGCCGGCGCTCGGCTACGTGCTGCGTTATGGGTCGATCGTGCATGGTCTTGCCGAAGCGGTTCATGCGACGTCCGTGCACTGGTTCCGCTCCACCTCCGCCGCAGCGCCGACCCAAGACCTCGACGGCGTCACGCTGCCGATCGAAACCGCGGGTGTCACCCGCAATCTGCGCACGCGGATTCTGGTGAATGCCGAGGGCGGCCTGTTCGGCGACCAGAAAACCGCCGGGAGCGCGAGCAGCAATGCCAGCGGCGGCACGCGCGATTACGGGCAGACCGCGCTGGTCGGTACGGTCACCGTGTCGGCGCCGCAACCGCATGTGGCATGGGAGCGCTTCACGTCGCAAGGGCCGATCGCGCTGCTGCCGATGGGCGGCGTGCGCGGCGCGAATTACGCGCTGGTCTGGTGCTGCGCACCCGACGAAGCCGCGCGACGCACCCAGCTCCCGGACGACGAATTCCTGAGCGAACTCGGCGCCGCATTCGGCAACCGCATGGGCCGCTTTACGCAGATAAAGGGGCGCGCGTCGTTCCCGCTAGGACTGAATGCGGTCGATACGCTGGTGAATGGCCATGTCGTCGCAATCGGCAATGCGGCGCAAACGCTGCATCCGGTGGCGGGCCAAGGTCTGAATCTCGGTCTGCGCGACGCGCACGCACTCGCCGATGCCTTGTCCACGGAAGGCCCCACCCCGCTCGCGCTGGCGACGTTCGCGCAACGCCGCGCGCTCGACCGGCGCCTGACGATCGGCGCGACCGACACGCTCGCCCGCCTGTTCACCGTCGACTTCCCACCGCTGGCCACCTTGCGCGGCCTCGCCCTCACCGCGCTCGAATTCGTGCCGCCGGTGAAAACCGCGCTGGCGCGGCAAATGATGTTCGGTCAGCGCCGCTGA
- a CDS encoding aminopeptidase P Metallo peptidase. MEROPS family M24B, translating into MNQPTEPTIAIDVYRTRRERVLAALRAAGGGVAIVPTAPEKLRNRDADYPYRHDSYFYYLTGFTEPEALLVLDASAAPGEPASILFCREKNVERETWEGFRFGPDGAREAFGFDAAFAVSEVDTQLPRILADKPSLHYALGTSAQLDEQVRGWLDAVRAQGRGGVAAPAVAHDLIPLLDDMRLVKDSHELAIMRRAGQISAQAHRRAMAACHPGVREYELEAELLYTFRKFGAQAPAYTSIVAAGANACVLHYPAGNAIAQDGDLILIDAACELDGYASDITRTFPASGRFTPAQRELYDIVLAAQQAAVDATRVGATFDDPHQAAVRMLSQGLLDTGVIDRTKFASVDDVIAERAYAPFYMHRTGHWLGMDVHDVGDYRERGAPRDEAGALPWRTLQAGMTLTVEPGLYIRPTEGVPERYWNIGIRIEDDAIVTPTGCELMTRDVPVAADEIEALMQEARATQEAGK; encoded by the coding sequence ATGAACCAGCCGACCGAACCCACCATCGCCATCGACGTCTACCGCACGCGCCGCGAGCGCGTACTCGCCGCGCTGCGCGCAGCGGGCGGGGGCGTCGCCATCGTCCCCACCGCGCCGGAAAAGCTGCGTAACCGGGACGCCGACTACCCCTACCGGCACGATAGCTACTTCTACTATCTGACGGGCTTCACCGAGCCTGAGGCTTTGCTGGTGCTCGACGCAAGCGCCGCGCCGGGCGAGCCGGCTTCGATCCTGTTCTGCCGCGAGAAGAATGTCGAGCGCGAGACGTGGGAAGGCTTCCGTTTCGGGCCAGACGGCGCGCGCGAGGCGTTTGGCTTCGACGCGGCCTTCGCGGTAAGCGAAGTCGATACGCAATTGCCGCGCATTCTCGCCGACAAGCCGTCGCTGCATTACGCGCTCGGCACCTCGGCGCAACTGGACGAGCAGGTGCGCGGCTGGCTCGACGCCGTGCGCGCCCAAGGCCGCGGCGGCGTCGCCGCGCCCGCTGTCGCGCATGACCTGATCCCCTTGCTCGACGACATGCGGCTCGTCAAAGATTCCCACGAACTCGCCATCATGCGCCGCGCCGGACAGATTTCCGCGCAAGCACATCGCCGTGCGATGGCCGCCTGCCACCCCGGCGTGCGCGAGTACGAACTCGAAGCCGAACTGCTCTACACATTCCGCAAATTCGGCGCGCAGGCGCCCGCCTACACGTCGATCGTCGCCGCGGGCGCGAACGCCTGCGTGCTGCACTACCCGGCCGGCAACGCGATTGCCCAGGACGGTGACCTGATCCTGATCGACGCCGCCTGCGAACTCGACGGCTATGCATCCGACATCACCCGCACCTTCCCGGCGAGCGGCCGCTTTACGCCGGCGCAGCGCGAGCTGTACGACATCGTGCTGGCCGCGCAGCAGGCTGCCGTCGACGCCACCCGCGTCGGCGCGACCTTCGACGATCCGCATCAGGCCGCCGTGCGGATGCTATCGCAGGGTCTGCTCGATACCGGCGTCATCGACCGCACGAAGTTCGCCTCGGTCGACGACGTAATCGCCGAGCGCGCCTATGCGCCGTTCTATATGCACCGTACCGGCCACTGGCTCGGCATGGATGTGCACGATGTCGGCGACTACCGCGAACGCGGCGCGCCGCGCGACGAAGCGGGCGCACTGCCGTGGCGCACCCTGCAGGCGGGGATGACGCTGACCGTCGAGCCCGGTCTGTATATCCGTCCGACCGAAGGTGTGCCCGAGCGCTACTGGAACATCGGTATCCGCATCGAAGACGACGCGATCGTCACGCCCACCGGCTGCGAGCTGATGACACGCGACGTCCCGGTGGCGGCCGACGAGATCGAGGCGCTGATGCAGGAAGCCCGCGCGACCCAGGAAGCCGGAAAGTAA
- a CDS encoding glutathione S-transferase, translating into MMKLIGSLGSPFVRKARVVLADKKIDYELVRENVWAPETTIHTFNPLGKVPCLVMEDGEAVFDSRVICEYVDTLSPVGKLIPPSGRERVEVRCWEALADGILDAAVLIRLEGTQRTPEQRVDAWVARQQRKIDEGLISMSQGLGSKPWCAANHYTLADIALGCALGYLDFRMPELNWREGYPNLDKHFQKLSLRQSFIDTVPAD; encoded by the coding sequence ATGATGAAACTCATCGGTTCGCTCGGCAGCCCGTTCGTGCGTAAGGCACGGGTCGTTCTGGCCGACAAGAAGATTGACTACGAACTCGTCCGCGAGAACGTTTGGGCGCCGGAGACCACGATTCACACCTTCAATCCGCTTGGCAAGGTGCCGTGCCTCGTGATGGAAGACGGCGAAGCGGTATTCGACTCGCGGGTGATCTGCGAATACGTGGATACGCTGTCGCCGGTCGGCAAGCTGATTCCGCCGTCCGGGCGCGAGCGCGTCGAAGTGCGCTGCTGGGAGGCGCTCGCCGACGGCATCCTTGACGCCGCGGTGCTGATTCGCCTTGAAGGCACCCAGCGCACGCCTGAGCAGCGCGTGGACGCGTGGGTGGCGCGGCAGCAACGCAAGATCGACGAAGGCCTGATCTCGATGTCGCAGGGCTTGGGCAGCAAGCCGTGGTGCGCGGCCAATCACTACACGCTCGCGGACATCGCGTTGGGCTGCGCGCTGGGCTACCTCGATTTCCGCATGCCCGAGTTGAACTGGCGCGAAGGGTATCCGAATCTGGACAAGCATTTCCAGAAGCTGTCCCTGCGTCAGTCGTTCATTGATACGGTGCCGGCGGATTGA
- a CDS encoding apolipoprotein N-acyltransferase, producing MADPITSRSRRGVSAPAGQDARGRTLPRWHYLVALAAGATNTLSFAPTPHGGWLELVIFVFFFAWLTRTTGWKSAALTGGAFGFGNFATGVWWLYVSMHDYGGMAAPLAGAAVVLFSLYLAVYPALAAGIWSFCAGHARNGASDTNQPFSPTWHGALAFASAWAIGEWLRGTVFTGFPWLASGYAQVDGPFAGFAPVAGVYGVGWMLALVAALIVQALAPVLPSRGRLDAVAVSSAGNTGNRAQRGMAGVVVPGGIALALIAAGLLLPLVQWTLPANAPLTVRLLQGNVKQEMKFEEAGMRAAIDQYQQMITSKPADLVVTPETAIPVLAQQLPPQFASAVRNFSDTTGTSILFGAIGGTITPEGQVIDYTNSLFGVTPGTREVYRYDKHHLVPFGEFVPWGFRWFVNLMNIPLGDFARGAPVQKPFMVHNQPVSVDICYEDIFGEEIARNIRESDTPAGVLVNSTNLAWFGDTIALDQHLQIARMRSLETGRPMLRATNTGMTAAIDANGKVIGRLTPYTIGSLDVTVQGTSGSTPYVTSGNNTVLAVSLLLLAFGFAFGPGIMRRRNGKQ from the coding sequence ATGGCCGACCCGATTACTTCCCGTTCGCGCCGCGGCGTGAGTGCCCCTGCCGGCCAAGACGCACGGGGCCGTACCCTGCCCCGCTGGCATTACCTCGTCGCTTTGGCCGCCGGTGCGACTAATACGCTGTCGTTCGCACCGACGCCGCATGGCGGCTGGCTCGAACTCGTGATCTTCGTGTTCTTCTTCGCATGGCTCACGCGCACGACCGGCTGGAAAAGCGCCGCGCTGACGGGCGGCGCGTTCGGCTTCGGCAACTTCGCCACCGGTGTGTGGTGGCTGTACGTCAGCATGCACGACTACGGCGGCATGGCCGCGCCGCTCGCGGGCGCGGCGGTTGTCCTGTTCTCGCTGTATCTGGCGGTGTATCCGGCGCTCGCGGCGGGCATCTGGTCGTTCTGCGCGGGACACGCGCGCAACGGCGCGTCGGACACCAACCAACCGTTCTCGCCGACCTGGCACGGCGCGCTGGCTTTTGCGAGCGCGTGGGCGATCGGTGAATGGTTGCGCGGCACTGTATTCACCGGTTTTCCGTGGCTCGCGAGCGGTTATGCGCAGGTAGACGGCCCGTTCGCCGGGTTTGCACCGGTGGCGGGCGTGTACGGCGTCGGCTGGATGCTGGCGCTGGTCGCGGCGTTGATCGTGCAGGCGCTGGCACCGGTGCTGCCTTCGCGCGGGCGGCTTGATGCGGTCGCAGTCAGCAGTGCTGGAAATACCGGCAATAGGGCCCAACGCGGTATGGCGGGCGTCGTCGTGCCGGGGGGAATCGCGCTTGCGCTGATCGCGGCCGGCCTGCTGCTGCCGCTCGTGCAATGGACCCTGCCGGCCAACGCGCCGCTGACAGTGCGCCTCCTGCAAGGCAACGTCAAACAGGAAATGAAGTTCGAAGAAGCCGGCATGCGCGCCGCGATCGACCAGTATCAGCAGATGATCACGTCGAAGCCGGCCGACCTGGTCGTCACACCGGAAACCGCCATTCCGGTGCTCGCACAGCAATTGCCGCCGCAGTTCGCCTCGGCGGTGCGCAACTTCTCGGATACGACCGGTACCTCGATCCTGTTCGGTGCGATCGGCGGCACCATCACGCCGGAAGGCCAGGTGATCGACTATACGAACAGCCTGTTCGGCGTCACACCGGGCACGCGCGAGGTGTATCGCTACGACAAACACCATCTCGTGCCGTTCGGCGAATTCGTGCCGTGGGGCTTCCGCTGGTTCGTGAATCTGATGAATATTCCGCTCGGCGATTTCGCGCGTGGCGCGCCGGTGCAAAAGCCGTTCATGGTGCACAACCAGCCAGTGTCGGTCGACATCTGCTACGAGGATATTTTCGGCGAAGAGATCGCGCGGAACATCCGCGAGAGCGATACGCCGGCAGGCGTGCTGGTCAACTCGACCAATCTCGCCTGGTTCGGCGACACCATCGCCCTGGATCAGCATCTGCAGATCGCGCGCATGCGGTCACTGGAAACCGGCCGGCCGATGCTGCGCGCCACCAACACCGGCATGACCGCCGCGATCGACGCCAACGGCAAGGTGATCGGACGCCTGACGCCGTACACGATCGGCTCGCTCGATGTGACGGTGCAAGGCACTTCGGGCAGTACGCCCTATGTGACGAGCGGCAATAACACGGTGCTGGCGGTTTCGTTGCTGCTGCTGGCGTTCGGCTTTGCGTTCGGGCCGGGCATCATGCGGCGCCGGAACGGCAAACAGTAA
- a CDS encoding magnesium and cobalt transporter, which yields MNDTYPSRRQIDKPQEKRSLLERLTDFISPEPDSRAELLEILQDAHERNLIDADSLSMIEGVFQVSELSARDIMVPRAQMDAINIADNPAEFIPYVLEKAHSRYPVYEGNRDNIIGVLLAKDLLRYYAEDEFDVRGMLRPAVFIPESKRLNVLLHDFRVNRNHLAVVVDEYGGVAGLITIEDVLEQIVGDIEDEYDFDEESGNIIASPDGRFRVRALTEIEQFNEAFGTHYSDDEVDTIGGLVTHHFGRVPHRGEKVRLDDLIFEILRGDARQIHMLLVRRDPLAGQREREAQHVQT from the coding sequence ATGAACGACACGTATCCCAGTCGACGCCAAATCGACAAACCGCAAGAGAAACGCTCACTCCTCGAGCGTTTGACCGACTTCATCTCGCCCGAGCCCGACTCGCGCGCCGAACTTCTGGAAATCCTGCAGGACGCGCATGAACGCAACCTGATCGATGCCGACTCGCTGTCGATGATCGAGGGCGTATTCCAGGTGTCCGAACTCAGCGCCCGCGACATCATGGTGCCGCGCGCTCAAATGGACGCGATCAACATCGCGGACAATCCCGCCGAATTCATCCCCTACGTGCTGGAAAAGGCGCACTCGCGCTATCCGGTCTACGAAGGCAATCGCGACAACATCATCGGTGTGCTGCTCGCGAAAGACCTGCTGCGCTACTACGCTGAAGACGAATTCGACGTGCGCGGCATGCTGCGCCCCGCCGTCTTCATCCCGGAGTCGAAGCGCCTGAACGTGCTGCTGCACGACTTCCGCGTAAATCGCAATCACCTAGCGGTGGTGGTCGACGAATACGGCGGTGTGGCCGGCCTGATTACGATTGAAGACGTGCTGGAACAGATCGTCGGCGATATCGAAGACGAATACGATTTCGACGAGGAAAGCGGCAATATCATCGCCTCGCCGGACGGCCGCTTCCGCGTGCGCGCGCTCACCGAGATCGAGCAGTTCAACGAGGCCTTCGGCACGCATTACTCGGACGACGAAGTCGATACGATCGGCGGGCTCGTCACGCATCATTTCGGACGAGTGCCGCATCGGGGTGAAAAAGTCCGCCTCGACGATCTGATCTTCGAGATTCTGCGCGGCGACGCCCGCCAGATTCACATGCTGCTGGTGCGCCGCGACCCGCTCGCCGGCCAGCGCGAGCGCGAAGCGCAGCACGTACAGACCTGA
- a CDS encoding cation transport protein ChaC — MSTSSPEADTRNTPCPDYPPALGESRLLTEEELRASLECTLRDWDRKSDLWLFGYGSLIWNPGLPTVEAARSKVHGYHRGLYLWSRVNRGTPEQPGLVLALDRGGSCSGIAFRLAAEGAMPHLEALWRREMAMGSYRPAWLPCVLADGRRVDALAFVMRRDVPTYTGKLRDEVVKTVFGCASGRYGTTLDYVSRTVHALRESGMPDRALEALLERCREESREARQK, encoded by the coding sequence GTGAGCACGTCCTCCCCTGAAGCCGATACGCGAAACACGCCCTGCCCGGACTATCCGCCCGCACTCGGCGAATCGCGGCTGCTAACGGAGGAAGAGTTGCGCGCGTCGCTCGAATGCACGTTGCGCGACTGGGACCGCAAGAGCGATCTGTGGCTGTTCGGCTATGGTTCGCTGATCTGGAATCCCGGTCTGCCCACCGTCGAAGCGGCCCGTTCGAAAGTGCACGGCTATCACCGCGGTCTGTATCTGTGGTCGCGCGTGAATCGCGGCACGCCCGAACAGCCGGGCCTCGTGCTCGCGCTCGATCGCGGCGGCTCGTGCTCCGGCATTGCCTTCCGCCTCGCAGCCGAGGGTGCGATGCCGCATCTGGAAGCGCTGTGGCGCCGCGAAATGGCGATGGGTTCGTACCGGCCGGCGTGGCTGCCCTGTGTGCTCGCCGACGGCCGGCGCGTCGACGCGCTCGCGTTCGTGATGCGCCGCGACGTGCCGACTTACACCGGGAAGCTGCGCGACGAGGTCGTCAAAACCGTGTTCGGCTGCGCGAGCGGTCGCTACGGCACCACGCTCGACTATGTCAGCCGCACCGTCCATGCGCTGCGCGAAAGCGGTATGCCCGACCGCGCGCTTGAAGCGCTGCTCGAGCGTTGCCGCGAGGAAAGCCGCGAGGCCCGGCAGAAATAG
- a CDS encoding probable rRNA maturation factor, with translation MSRAPKLTLNLQFPAAKTWPEHKALLPRATVAGWIKAALFADGELTVRFVDAEEGRTLNRTYRGKDYSTNVLTFAYAESEDDPVTGDLILCCPVVEKEAAEQGKPLIAHYAHLLVHGTLHAQGYDHEVEEEAEEMEAIETEILGKLGFPDPYQ, from the coding sequence ATGAGCCGCGCACCGAAACTGACGTTGAATCTGCAATTCCCCGCCGCCAAGACCTGGCCGGAACACAAGGCGCTGCTGCCGCGCGCCACCGTGGCCGGCTGGATCAAGGCGGCGCTCTTCGCGGACGGCGAGCTGACCGTGCGTTTCGTCGACGCCGAAGAAGGCCGCACGCTTAACCGCACCTATCGCGGCAAAGACTATTCGACCAACGTGCTGACGTTCGCGTACGCCGAATCGGAAGATGATCCGGTGACCGGCGACCTGATCCTGTGCTGCCCGGTAGTGGAAAAGGAAGCAGCCGAACAGGGTAAGCCGCTGATCGCGCACTACGCGCATCTGCTGGTGCACGGCACCCTCCATGCGCAAGGCTACGATCACGAGGTCGAGGAAGAGGCCGAGGAAATGGAAGCGATCGAGACTGAAATCCTCGGCAAGCTCGGTTTCCCGGACCCTTATCAATAG